The genomic window TGCTGAAGAGCTTGGTCACGCTACGTCGAAGAAACAAATCTATTGTCATGACTGGGGTTTTACCCGGGTCGTTTTACGAGAGGCTCTTCACTAGTGGTTCCTTGCATCTTGTCTGCTCGTCGAACAGCCTGCATTGGCTCTCACAGGTGTGAGTTTAAAACTGCTCGATTTGTTGCTTTACTTGTTATTTCCGTAAGCAGAACCTTATTTACCTTACAGGCTCCTGAAGGTCTGACAAGGAACCAGATCCCGGCGTATGACATTGACGAGCATACCAGGCTTGAAAGGCGCCCAATGGTCCTTCAGGCTTATGCACAACAGTTCAGGAAAGATTTTACACGTTTCCTCGAGCTGAGGGCGAAAGAAATGATCCCAGGAGGCCGGATGGTTGTTTCTCTTGTAGGGAGGGATTCTGATGTAATCACCCCCGAATGCCCtcccctctgggaattcatagcaCATATTCTAAGCGTCATGGTCTCAGAGGTATGGTTTTTTCTAGTATAGTATTTTTATAATTTGCTAACAAACACCGAGTATTTGACCACCAAATCTTTTGGTCTGCTTTTGACAGGGTGTAATCGACAAAGCAAACTTTGACGCTTTCTATTTGCCTGTGTATGAACCTTCCAACAAAGAGCTGAGGGAGATCATCCAAGATGAAGGCACATTTTCAATCACTGAGATGCAGGTGAACAATCCTTTTGTTGGTCTGGACAGCGCACTTGTGGTCCCAAGCAGGTTTGCTGGTGTAACCAGAGCCATATTTGAGCCGATAATAGTCCATCATTTTGGAGAAGTCATGGATGAATTCGTGAGGACCTTGGAGCGACGCTGGATCTTGGAAGGCAGCTTGCAAGTCGATCTTGCCAAAAGCCCATGACCAATGCTAGCGGTATCCCTCAAGAAGGCATGACCAGGCACACAG from Triticum aestivum cultivar Chinese Spring chromosome 3B, IWGSC CS RefSeq v2.1, whole genome shotgun sequence includes these protein-coding regions:
- the LOC123066484 gene encoding probable jasmonic acid carboxyl methyltransferase 2; the protein is MASMLMVHMNQGQGETSYARNSFVQNGEQKRMKPLIEAAILDLCPSTSTLLPTNMVIADLGCSSGPNAIALVSIAIEAIHNHYHQFLQPPPEVSVLLNDLPDNDFNMVLKSLVTLRRRNKSIVMTGVLPGSFYERLFTSGSLHLVCSSNSLHWLSQAPEGLTRNQIPAYDIDEHTRLERRPMVLQAYAQQFRKDFTRFLELRAKEMIPGGRMVVSLVGRDSDVITPECPPLWEFIAHILSVMVSEGVIDKANFDAFYLPVYEPSNKELREIIQDEGTFSITEMQVNNPFVGLDSALVVPSRFAGVTRAIFEPIIVHHFGEVMDEFVRTLERRWILEGSLQVDLAKSP